In Triticum aestivum cultivar Chinese Spring chromosome 5B, IWGSC CS RefSeq v2.1, whole genome shotgun sequence, the following proteins share a genomic window:
- the LOC123110036 gene encoding protein NARROW LEAF 1: protein MQPSDIWKAHASQQQQSEGSGLDMERNNGCNGHNCCPSPLQPVASAGQHSESSAAYFSWPTSTLMHGSAEGRANYFGNLQKGVLPGHLGRLPKGQQATTLLDLMIIRAFHSKILRRFSLGTAIGFRIRKGTLTDTPAILVFVARKVNKKWLRPTQCLPAALEGPGGVWCDVDVVEFSYYGAPAPTPKEQLYDELVDGLRGSDPSIGSGSQVASLETYGTLGAIVKSRTGNKQVGFLTNRHVAVDLDYPNQKMFHPLPPNLGPGVYLGAVERATSFITDDVWYGIYAGTNPETFVRADGAFIPFADDFDITNVSTSVKGVGLIGDIKAIDLQSPIGSLIGKQVVKVGRSSGHTTGTVMAYALEYNDEKGICFFTDFLVVGENQQTFDLEGDSGSLIILTGQDGEKPQPIGIIWGGTANRGRLKLKSGQGPENWTSGVDLGRLLDLLELDLITTSEGLQEALEEQRITVAAANSTATESSPPVATTPQEAEKVDKIYEPLGINIQQLPRDGSANSTDQPFGPDEFHVDTVDGVNSNVEERQFIPNLMGMSPMRDEQGGNGELENNCNLESSAEDICFSLHLGEREPKRLRSDTTTVDIDLQK from the exons ATGCAGCCTTCAGACATTTGGAAGGCGCATGCgtcgcagcagcagcagtcggagGGGTCAGGGCTGGACATGGAGAGGAACAACGGATGCAACGGCCATAACTGCTGCCCGTCCCCTCTCCAGCCCGTCGCCTCAGCTGGTCAGCACTCCGAAAGCAGCGCCGCCTACTTCTCTTGGCCCACGTCTACGCTGATGCACGGCTCCGCCGAGGGCCGCGCCAACTACTTTGGGAACCTGCAGAAGGGCGTGCTGCCGGGACACCTTGGCCGCCTGCCCAAAGGCCAGCAGGCCACCACCTTGCTCGATCTCATGATTATAAGGGCGTTCCACAGCAagatcctgcgccgcttcagccttgGCACGGCCATAGGCTTTCGGATCAGGAAGGGCACGTTGACCGACACGCCTGCCATCCTCGTGTTTGTTGCTCGCAAGGTTAACAAGAAGTGGCTCAGGCCTACGCAGTGCCTTCCAGCCGCCCTTGAG GGACCTGGGGGTGTGTGGTGTGATGTTGATGTTGTTGAGTTCTCTTATTATGGTGCACCAGCACCGACTCCAAAGGAACAATTGTATGACGAGCTTGTTGATGGGCTGCGGGGTAGTGATCCATCTATAGGCTCTGGTTCACAG GTAGCTAGTCTTGAAACATACGGGACTTTGGGTGCCATCGTGAAGAGTCGAACTGGCAACAAGCAAGTAGGCTTCCTAACGAACAGACATGTTGCAGTTGACCTGGATTATCCTAATCAGAAGATGTTCCATCCGTTGCCCCCTAATCTTGGACCTGGAGTTTACCTCGGTGCTGTTGAGAGAGCCACATCTTTTATCACGGATGATGTTTGGTATGGTATCTATGCGGGAACGAACCCAG AAACATTTGTCCGTGCTGATGGTGCATTTATACCatttgcggacgactttgacattACCAATGTCAGCACCTCAGTTAAAGGAGTTGGACTCATCGGTGACATCAAGGCAATCGATCTGCAGTCCCCGATTGGCAGTCTCATCGGGAAGCAAGTTGTGAAAGTTGGAAGAAGCTCAGGCCATACGACAGGGACCGTCATGGCATATGCTCTTGAATACAACGACGAGAAGGGCATATGCTTTTTCACCGACTTCCTTGTCGTCGGGGAGAACCAGCAAACGTTTGATCTTGAAGGGGACAGCGGAAGCCTTATAATCTTAACAGGACAAGATGGTGAGAAGCCACAGCCTATAGGGATTATATGGGGTGGCACGGCCAACCGCGGAAGGTTGAAGCTGAAAAGTGGGCAGGGCCCAGAGAACTGGACGAGTGGTGTTGATCTGGGGCGCCTTCTTGACCTCCTCGAGCTCGATCTGATCACGACAAGCGAAGGGCTGCAAG AGGCCCTGGAGGAGCAGAGGATCACGGTGGCGGCGGCCAATTCTACGGCCACCGAGTCGTCGCCGCCCGTGGCCACCACCCCGCAAGAAGCCGAGAAAGTGGACAAGATCTACGAGCCCCTGGGGATCAACATCCAGCAGCTTCCACGGGACGGCTCTGCCAACTCGACGGACCAGCCCTTTGGGCCCGACGAGTTCCACGTCGACACGGTGGATGGGGTAAACAGCAACGTGGAGGAGCGGCAGTTCATCCCGAACCTGATGGGCATGTCCCCGATGCGCGACGAGCAAGGAGGCAACGGCGAGCTGGAAAACAACTGCAACCTGGAGAGCTCGGCGGAGGACATCTGCTTCTCGCTGCACCTGGGCGAGCGGGAGCCCAAGAGGCTCCGCTCCGACACGACGACGGTGGACATAGACCTGCAGAAATGA